A genomic window from Pecten maximus chromosome 2, xPecMax1.1, whole genome shotgun sequence includes:
- the LOC117322021 gene encoding golgin subfamily A member 2-like isoform X3 yields the protein MNIQVQQTREHAKALQDQIERDRGVFEDKQRQEIGPLKEQLQVHIQTIGILVAEKTELLSQLNQSQKIAEQRFNEIEEYSGRLKASRQRVADLERNLSTSNNSSQKFEQNSKDFSKDIDRLKIELYKSNKAQEDLKQQCSELAEKLQSKTSESIEMERNVEDLKKRLEMAELYTQQLSSQGDNSQESLEVMGQLQRDKELLTSQVQEYSEAFQKACGERDQVADQYKSYIDQLQQHSQQLTEQVTSLTEEREVMVTQQHQLEANILQLQQQLEDVSAEQHQQQQSSTEVLEKEKEMDSLQKQHQDLRQQHEALIRDNSQLSRFLEERETQILTLETEMSDMGMEASDKAQLLENIQSNKTALSRALTQNKDLKNQLAELQNGFVKLSNDNMELMTKVQSEQHSSQEHLCRLSQREDELKNLREALSEKDLKLSELKQTTHEETKEQYHQEQINDRLRHYEAQAQLVETLQRELQNSQDMTDALKTQNSELRTMLIKASDNQNNPGLDPEEEKKRDDVIDSLTAAIKQLESERGQLMQNLKDQRELSDSLTVKVTDLEEAVIQKSTFHIDNDKVSLQEYETMRRTMQMIEDKYTSVMRDKAELSDKAERLEHIVLQLEGEADTIGEYISLYHHQRALLQQRESQKNDYIAHLAKDREQLQEKLGELQQLVMQLLGEKNMLSNYHEETNTSMHSNEPRIQPHLQNSLQPLVNGLDNNEVDWPDYTSSESDSESEVEAIVGGQDNLRNKEVSEMMEPPTEHEPTQHSLHHHHHQHHHRHQGQPAHEENHVHNNVAPQEGQTAHKILNLLTEIGHSTLVDRPNDIDHNFLPCKYCKGQVQII from the exons ATGAATATCCAAGTTCAACAGACG agGGAGCATGCAAAAGCTCTCCAGGATCAAATTGAGCGAGATCGGGGGGTGTTTGAAGATAAACAGCGCCAAGAAATAGGACCACTTAAAGAACAGTTACAG GTCCATATACAAACAATTGGGATTTTAGTGGCTGAGAAAACAGAACTTCTATCTCAGCTGAATCAGTCACAGAAGATTGCAGAGCAGAGATTTA ATGAGATCGAAGAATACAGTGGAAGATTAAAAGCTTCACGACAACGAGTGGCAGATCTAGAAAGAAACTTATCAACATCCAATAATTCTAGTCAAAAATTTGAACAG AACAGCAAAGACTTTTCAAAAGATATTGACCGGTTAAAAATAGAATTGTACAAGTCAAA TAAAGCACAAGAGGATCTTAAACAACAGTGTTCTGAGTTAGCAGAGAAATTACAGTCTAAG ACGTCGGAATCTATAGAAATGGAACGCAATGTAGAAGATCTGAAAAAGCGCCTAGAAATGGCAGAATTATACACCCAGCAATTATCAAGTCAGGGAGACAACAGTCAGGAGTCGTTAGAGGTCATGGGTCAACTGCAACGGGATAAGGAACTGCTGACCTCTCAAGTTCAGGAG TACTCTGAAGCATTCCAGAAGGCTTGTGGTGAGCGAGACCAGGTGGCAGATCAGTACAAGTCTTATATAGATCAGCTACAACAGCATAGCCAGCAACTCACAGAACAG gtaacaagtTTGACAGAAGAACGGGAAGTTATGGTGACACAACAACATCAGCTAGAGGCCAATATtctacaactacaacaacaactAG AAGATGTCAGTGCTGAACAACACCAACAGCAACAATCCAGCACCGAGGTGTTGGAGAAGGAGAAAGAGATGGACTCACTACAAAAACAGCATCAGGACCTCAGACAGCAGCACGAGGCACTGATCAGGGATAACTCACAGCTCAGTCG GTTTTTGGAAGAGAGAGAGACACAGATACTGACTCTTGAGACCGAGATGTCCGATATGGGAATGGAGGCCAGTGATAAGGCCCAGCTGTTGGAAAACATACAGAGCAACAAAACCGCCCTCAGTCGAGCTCTCACTCAGAACAAAGACCTCAAAAACCAGTTGGCTGAATTACAGAATGGATTTGTCAAGCTG AGCAATGACAATATGGAGCTGATGACAAAGGTCCAGTCAGAACAACACTCCTCACAAGAACACCTGTGTCGCCTCAGTCAGCGGGAAGATGAACTCAAGAATTTAAGAGAAGCT TTGTCAGAGAAGGACTTGAAGCTGTCCGAGCTGAAACAGACAACACATGAAGAGACCAAAGAGCAGTACCACCAGGAGCAGATCAATGACAGATTGAGACACTACGAGGCACAGGCCCAGCTGGTGGAGACTCTCCAACGGGAACTGCAAAATTCTCAG GATATGACTGATGCCCTAAAGACCCAGAACAGTGAACTACGTACAATGTTGATCAAGGCCTCAGATAATCAAAACAACCCAGGTCTGGACCCAGAGGAGGAGAAGAAACGAGATGATGTG ATTGACTCGTTGACTGCGGCGATCAAACAACTTGAGTCGGAGAGGGGCCAACTAATGCAGAATCTAAAAGATCAGCGAGAGCTTTCGGACAGTCTTACTGTCAAAGTCACTGACCTGGAGGAGGCGGTCATACAGAAAA GCACATTCCATATAGATAATGATAAGGTGAGTCTGCAGGAGTACGAGACGATGAGAAGGACCATGCAGATGATAGAGGACAAATACACCAGTGTGATGAGAGACAAGGCCGAGTTATCAGACAAGGCTGAGAGACTGGAGCATATCGTCCTACAGTTAGAGGGGGAGGCTGATACTATAG GAGAgtacatatcattatatcatcaCCAGCGTGCTTTATTACAACAACGAGAATCTCAGAAAAACGACTACATTGCCCACCTTGCCAAAGACAGAGAACAGTTACAG GAGAAACTTGGAGAGCTGCAGCAGCTGGTGATGCAGTTACTAGGAGAGAAGAACATGTTGTCTAACTATCACGAAGAGACAAACACTTCCATGCATTCCAACGAGCCGAGAATACAACCACACCTCCAGAACTCACTGCAGCCTCTAGTGAATGGGCTGGATAATAATGAAG TGGACTGGCCTGACTATACCAGTTCGGAATCTGACTCAGAGAGTGAGGTGGAGGCTATAGTTGGGGGCCAGGACAATTTAAGAAACAAGGAAGTGTCAGAAATGATGGAGCCACCAACTGAACACGAACCCACACAACATAGTCtccatcaccaccaccatcaacatcatcatcgtCACCAAGGACAACCTGCTCATGAAGAGAACCATGTCCATAATAATGTGGCACCTCAGGAGGGCCAGACTGCCCATAAAATTCTTAATCTCCTAACAGAAATTGGACACTCTACACTAGTTGACAGACCAAATGATATAGACCACAACTTCTTACCGTGTAAATACTGTAAAGGACAAGTGCAGATTATATGA
- the LOC117322023 gene encoding anaphase-promoting complex subunit 5-like, producing the protein MATSSKTDLFVFGAHGQKPLHEHVTPHKVALLALIFEYCEMKKRDTTVPMVGIGHQLPGYMYQKFTETEKRDFMTSILKLLQSPDLSLKELLEQVQSILQPTLLDNFTDRLREFYMEGVLPFMDFFQELQRILQPSESLPDPVIVGSSVLGLFLRRMIHAFDKLSFSQVTKLYTRYKDYYEAFNTPLAAEESDNFGGSLIDSITSQCGLGKLTRSGLAKSYDPSNLGEGKFGEFEGGFYSHKQAEYFISRQGFLLQHNESEALPPTKLQDKITDMLKSNPDIAEAHFLSYLNNLRVREYCTAVHNLYHYFDRNNTLSGGNAMQVSSKNREEDNISRRYAALNLAALHFRFGHRDESLAALREAISMAQETNDHVCLQHALSWQHRIEEPGSARTASLMAQSIGKSLDLSLPNITSLGIQALARHNAFATAKPASVFDFLLKSDILNCQHSQSHFMCVSYAQKGALWNLYGKRENSSMSSQLVLNLDTSDSGIYHNGESVCISLCDMARHFSDQGHYTAALEIINTAKQRFPSHTQHAHIWMSCEQEIQFDKTLLNRNWTATDQAVNNLRGLDEDEACLRSAILNKEKGDIPTALNSLHNLMEKYRQNQSKYTPDYPCRVLLTLAELYIQTGNHTSALSHVLDCLTHAKEHHLQYIIAIATVHLAFVQFQMKLPEQALKLLHTQMVQILSHGSVYDQARTMYCYARCQVAANSNSPPKERKTALLLAVNMIATTVIEKFKKIDASLRVKDATYYLARLYNELGYTSERNKCAYQFRQLDLQYPTQNRVIVNAL; encoded by the exons ATGGCAACGTCTAGTAAAACAGATTTATTTGTGTTTGGTGCCCATGGCCAGAAACCTTTACACGAACACGTAACTCCTCACAAGGTGGCACTACTGGCTCTGATATTCGAGTACTGTGAAATGAAGAAAAGAGACACAACAGTGCCGATGGTCGGCATAGGTCATCAgttaccaggatacatgtatcAGAAATTCACCGAAACTGAGAAACGGGACTTCATGACctcaattttgaaattattacaG AGCCCAGATTTGTCATTAAAGGAGTTGCTAGAACAAGTACAGTCTATCCTACAGCCAACACTGTTGGATAACTTTACAGACAG ATTGCGAGAATTCTACATGGAAGGTGTATTGCCATTTATGGACTTTTTTCAAGAATTACAGAGAATTTTACAACCCAGTGAATCCTTACCTGATCCCGTCATTGTTGGCAGCAGTGTACTAG gTTTATTCCTTCGGAGGATGATACATGCTTTTGACAAGTTATCGTTCAGCCAGGTGACGAAGCTGTATACTCGATACAAAGATTACTATGAGGCTTTCAATACCCCTCTGGCTGCTGAGGAAAGTGATAACTTCGGCGGCTCCCTCATCGACTCCATCACTAGTCAATGTGGCCTTGGCAAGCTTACACGGAGTGGACTGGCTAAGTCATATGACCCCAGTAACCTTGGGGAAGG AAAGTTTGGTGAATTTGAAGGAGGATTTTACTCTCACAAACAAGCTGAATATTTCATCTCCAGACAG GGGTTCCTGCTCCAACACAACGAGAGTGAAGCGTTACCTCCAACAAAACTGCAGGACAAAATAACAGACATGTTAAAATCTAACCCAGACATCGCAGAGGCG CATTTCCTGAGTTACCTGAACAACCTACGAGTTCGTGAGTACTGTACTGCCGTACACAACCTGTACCACTACTTTGACCGTAACAATACCCTCTCGGGAGGTAATGCCATGCAGGTTAGCAGTAAAAACCGTGAAGAGGACAACATCAGCAGGAGATATGCTGCTCTCAACCTCGCTGCTCTACACTTCCGATTTGGACACAG AGACGAGTCCCTGGCTGCCTTACGTGAAGCTATCAGTATGGCCCAGGAAACGAACGACCATGTTTGTCTACAGCACGCATTG AGTTGGCAACACAGAATAGAGGAGCCAGGTTCAGCCAGAACGGCCAGTCTGATGGCACAGTCTATAGGGAAAAGTCTCGATCTCTCTCTCCCA aatatcacatcTCTCGGAATTCAAGCACTTGCCCGCCACAATGCTTTTGCTACTGCCAAGCCTGCAAG TGTATTTGACTTTTTGCTGAAGAGTGACATATTGAACTGCCAACATTCCCAGTCCCACTTCATGTGTGTGAGTTATGCCCAGAAAGGAGCACTGTGGAACTTGTATGGCAAAAG AGAGAACTCCTCCATGTCTAGTCAGCTGGTTCTAAATCTAGACACATCAGACAGCGGTATTTACCACAATGGCGAGTCGGTGTGTATCTCGCTGTGCGACATGGCCAGACACTTCTCTGATCAG GGCCACTACACTGCCGCCCTGGAAATCATCAACACAGCCAAACAGAGGTTCCCCTCACACACACAGCATGCCCATATATGGATGTCATGTGAACAAGAGATCCAGTTTGATAAAACACTTCTCAATAGAAATTGGACAGCAACTGACCAGGCTGTCAACAATCTCCGTGGGCTGGACGAGGATGAGGCTTGTCTTAG GAGTGCCATACTGAACAAAGAGAAAGGAGACATACCCACAGCCCTGAATTCCCTCCACAACTTGATGGAGAAGTACCGACAAAACCAGTCTAAATATACACCAGACTACCCATGCAG AGTGCTACTGACATTGGCTGAGCTCTATATACAAACAGGAAACCACACTTCAGCTCTGTCTCACGTCCTCGACTGTCTCACCCACGCTAAAGAGCACCACCTCCAGTACATCATTGCTATTGCTACAGTACACCTGGCCTTCGTCCAG TTTCAGATGAAGCTGCCAGAGCAGGCCCTCAAGCTGTTGCACACACAGATGGTCCAGATTCTGTCCCATGGTAGTGTGTATGACCAGGCTCGTACTATGTACTGCTATGCCCGCTGTCAGGTAGCTGCCAATTCAAATAGTCCCCCAAAGGAACGCAAAACAG CGTTGCTGCTAGCCGTCAACATGATTGCCACTACTGTGATAGAGAAGTTTAAGAAAATTGATGCGTCATTACGAGTGAAGGATGCTACGTATTACCTAGCCAGACTGTACAATGAACTGGGATATACGTCGGAGCGTAACAAGTGTGCCTATCAGTTCCGACAGTTAGACCTCCAGTATCCTACACAAAACAGAGTCATAGTCAATGCATTATGA
- the LOC117322021 gene encoding golgin subfamily A member 2-like isoform X2 — MADSGKREKIAAAKKKLKQFKQKTGRNSPANSKSSNKPSSDKKSKSGSPAEADSVQENHIEPVPVNNNTDQVFADSIHNKQLTAETQETEPDQRTSASRESLQQLSRQLNGLLSESNSLMDTTDTTEEDNANIAELERRNRELASLLEKHSEANEQLNIQVQQTREHAKALQDQIERDRGVFEDKQRQEIGPLKEQLQVHIQTIGILVAEKTELLSQLNQSQKIAEQRFNEIEEYSGRLKASRQRVADLERNLSTSNNSSQKFEQNSKDFSKDIDRLKIELYKSNKAQEDLKQQCSELAEKLQSKTSESIEMERNVEDLKKRLEMAELYTQQLSSQGDNSQESLEVMGQLQRDKELLTSQVQEYSEAFQKACGERDQVADQYKSYIDQLQQHSQQLTEQVTSLTEEREVMVTQQHQLEANILQLQQQLEDVSAEQHQQQQSSTEVLEKEKEMDSLQKQHQDLRQQHEALIRDNSQLSRFLEERETQILTLETEMSDMGMEASDKAQLLENIQSNKTALSRALTQNKDLKNQLAELQNGFVKLSNDNMELMTKVQSEQHSSQEHLCRLSQREDELKNLREALSEKDLKLSELKQTTHEETKEQYHQEQINDRLRHYEAQAQLVETLQRELQNSQDMTDALKTQNSELRTMLIKASDNQNNPGLDPEEEKKRDDVIDSLTAAIKQLESERGQLMQNLKDQRELSDSLTVKVTDLEEAVIQKSTFHIDNDKVSLQEYETMRRTMQMIEDKYTSVMRDKAELSDKAERLEHIVLQLEGEADTIGEYISLYHHQRALLQQRESQKNDYIAHLAKDREQLQEKLGELQQLVMQLLGEKNMLSNYHEETNTSMHSNEPRIQPHLQNSLQPLVNGLDNNEVDWPDYTSSESDSESEVEAIVGGQDNLRNKEVSEMMEPPTEHEPTQHSLHHHHHQHHHRHQGQPAHEENHVHNNVAPQEGQTAHKILNLLTEIGHSTLVDRPNDIDHNFLPCKYCKGQVQII, encoded by the exons ATGGCAGACAGTGGGAAACGAGAGAAAATAGCCGCAGCTAAAAAGAAG ctAAAACAATTCAAGCAAAAAACAGGAAGAAACTCACCAGCCAACTCCAAGAGTTCTAATAAACCATCTTCAGACAAGAAATCTAAATCTGGTTCTCCTGCTGAGGCTGACTCAGTTCAGGAAAACCACATTGAACCTGTTCCTGTCAACAACAATACTGACCAG GTTTTTGCGGATTCCATTCACAACAAACAGCTGACTGCTGAAACGCAGGAGACTGAACCTGATCAAAG GACATCAGCATCAAGGGAAAGTTTACAACAACTCTCACGACAACTTAACGGCCTTCTATCAGAG TCTAACTCTTTGATGGATACAACTGATACTACAGAAGAAGACAATGCTAACATAGCAGAATTAGAG agGAGAAACAGAGAGCTAGCCTCCTTGCTAGAAAAACACTCTGAAGCAAATGAACAATTGAATATCCAAGTTCAACAGACG agGGAGCATGCAAAAGCTCTCCAGGATCAAATTGAGCGAGATCGGGGGGTGTTTGAAGATAAACAGCGCCAAGAAATAGGACCACTTAAAGAACAGTTACAG GTCCATATACAAACAATTGGGATTTTAGTGGCTGAGAAAACAGAACTTCTATCTCAGCTGAATCAGTCACAGAAGATTGCAGAGCAGAGATTTA ATGAGATCGAAGAATACAGTGGAAGATTAAAAGCTTCACGACAACGAGTGGCAGATCTAGAAAGAAACTTATCAACATCCAATAATTCTAGTCAAAAATTTGAACAG AACAGCAAAGACTTTTCAAAAGATATTGACCGGTTAAAAATAGAATTGTACAAGTCAAA TAAAGCACAAGAGGATCTTAAACAACAGTGTTCTGAGTTAGCAGAGAAATTACAGTCTAAG ACGTCGGAATCTATAGAAATGGAACGCAATGTAGAAGATCTGAAAAAGCGCCTAGAAATGGCAGAATTATACACCCAGCAATTATCAAGTCAGGGAGACAACAGTCAGGAGTCGTTAGAGGTCATGGGTCAACTGCAACGGGATAAGGAACTGCTGACCTCTCAAGTTCAGGAG TACTCTGAAGCATTCCAGAAGGCTTGTGGTGAGCGAGACCAGGTGGCAGATCAGTACAAGTCTTATATAGATCAGCTACAACAGCATAGCCAGCAACTCACAGAACAG gtaacaagtTTGACAGAAGAACGGGAAGTTATGGTGACACAACAACATCAGCTAGAGGCCAATATtctacaactacaacaacaactAG AAGATGTCAGTGCTGAACAACACCAACAGCAACAATCCAGCACCGAGGTGTTGGAGAAGGAGAAAGAGATGGACTCACTACAAAAACAGCATCAGGACCTCAGACAGCAGCACGAGGCACTGATCAGGGATAACTCACAGCTCAGTCG GTTTTTGGAAGAGAGAGAGACACAGATACTGACTCTTGAGACCGAGATGTCCGATATGGGAATGGAGGCCAGTGATAAGGCCCAGCTGTTGGAAAACATACAGAGCAACAAAACCGCCCTCAGTCGAGCTCTCACTCAGAACAAAGACCTCAAAAACCAGTTGGCTGAATTACAGAATGGATTTGTCAAGCTG AGCAATGACAATATGGAGCTGATGACAAAGGTCCAGTCAGAACAACACTCCTCACAAGAACACCTGTGTCGCCTCAGTCAGCGGGAAGATGAACTCAAGAATTTAAGAGAAGCT TTGTCAGAGAAGGACTTGAAGCTGTCCGAGCTGAAACAGACAACACATGAAGAGACCAAAGAGCAGTACCACCAGGAGCAGATCAATGACAGATTGAGACACTACGAGGCACAGGCCCAGCTGGTGGAGACTCTCCAACGGGAACTGCAAAATTCTCAG GATATGACTGATGCCCTAAAGACCCAGAACAGTGAACTACGTACAATGTTGATCAAGGCCTCAGATAATCAAAACAACCCAGGTCTGGACCCAGAGGAGGAGAAGAAACGAGATGATGTG ATTGACTCGTTGACTGCGGCGATCAAACAACTTGAGTCGGAGAGGGGCCAACTAATGCAGAATCTAAAAGATCAGCGAGAGCTTTCGGACAGTCTTACTGTCAAAGTCACTGACCTGGAGGAGGCGGTCATACAGAAAA GCACATTCCATATAGATAATGATAAGGTGAGTCTGCAGGAGTACGAGACGATGAGAAGGACCATGCAGATGATAGAGGACAAATACACCAGTGTGATGAGAGACAAGGCCGAGTTATCAGACAAGGCTGAGAGACTGGAGCATATCGTCCTACAGTTAGAGGGGGAGGCTGATACTATAG GAGAgtacatatcattatatcatcaCCAGCGTGCTTTATTACAACAACGAGAATCTCAGAAAAACGACTACATTGCCCACCTTGCCAAAGACAGAGAACAGTTACAG GAGAAACTTGGAGAGCTGCAGCAGCTGGTGATGCAGTTACTAGGAGAGAAGAACATGTTGTCTAACTATCACGAAGAGACAAACACTTCCATGCATTCCAACGAGCCGAGAATACAACCACACCTCCAGAACTCACTGCAGCCTCTAGTGAATGGGCTGGATAATAATGAAG TGGACTGGCCTGACTATACCAGTTCGGAATCTGACTCAGAGAGTGAGGTGGAGGCTATAGTTGGGGGCCAGGACAATTTAAGAAACAAGGAAGTGTCAGAAATGATGGAGCCACCAACTGAACACGAACCCACACAACATAGTCtccatcaccaccaccatcaacatcatcatcgtCACCAAGGACAACCTGCTCATGAAGAGAACCATGTCCATAATAATGTGGCACCTCAGGAGGGCCAGACTGCCCATAAAATTCTTAATCTCCTAACAGAAATTGGACACTCTACACTAGTTGACAGACCAAATGATATAGACCACAACTTCTTACCGTGTAAATACTGTAAAGGACAAGTGCAGATTATATGA
- the LOC117322021 gene encoding golgin subfamily A member 2-like isoform X1, which produces MADSGKREKIAAAKKKLKQFKQKTGRNSPANSKSSNKPSSDKKSKSGSPAEADSVQENHIEPVPVNNNTDQVFADSIHNKQLTAETQETEPDQRNIRTLGHNQQAKHSGLLSHLFGVERTSASRESLQQLSRQLNGLLSESNSLMDTTDTTEEDNANIAELERRNRELASLLEKHSEANEQLNIQVQQTREHAKALQDQIERDRGVFEDKQRQEIGPLKEQLQVHIQTIGILVAEKTELLSQLNQSQKIAEQRFNEIEEYSGRLKASRQRVADLERNLSTSNNSSQKFEQNSKDFSKDIDRLKIELYKSNKAQEDLKQQCSELAEKLQSKTSESIEMERNVEDLKKRLEMAELYTQQLSSQGDNSQESLEVMGQLQRDKELLTSQVQEYSEAFQKACGERDQVADQYKSYIDQLQQHSQQLTEQVTSLTEEREVMVTQQHQLEANILQLQQQLEDVSAEQHQQQQSSTEVLEKEKEMDSLQKQHQDLRQQHEALIRDNSQLSRFLEERETQILTLETEMSDMGMEASDKAQLLENIQSNKTALSRALTQNKDLKNQLAELQNGFVKLSNDNMELMTKVQSEQHSSQEHLCRLSQREDELKNLREALSEKDLKLSELKQTTHEETKEQYHQEQINDRLRHYEAQAQLVETLQRELQNSQDMTDALKTQNSELRTMLIKASDNQNNPGLDPEEEKKRDDVIDSLTAAIKQLESERGQLMQNLKDQRELSDSLTVKVTDLEEAVIQKSTFHIDNDKVSLQEYETMRRTMQMIEDKYTSVMRDKAELSDKAERLEHIVLQLEGEADTIGEYISLYHHQRALLQQRESQKNDYIAHLAKDREQLQEKLGELQQLVMQLLGEKNMLSNYHEETNTSMHSNEPRIQPHLQNSLQPLVNGLDNNEVDWPDYTSSESDSESEVEAIVGGQDNLRNKEVSEMMEPPTEHEPTQHSLHHHHHQHHHRHQGQPAHEENHVHNNVAPQEGQTAHKILNLLTEIGHSTLVDRPNDIDHNFLPCKYCKGQVQII; this is translated from the exons ATGGCAGACAGTGGGAAACGAGAGAAAATAGCCGCAGCTAAAAAGAAG ctAAAACAATTCAAGCAAAAAACAGGAAGAAACTCACCAGCCAACTCCAAGAGTTCTAATAAACCATCTTCAGACAAGAAATCTAAATCTGGTTCTCCTGCTGAGGCTGACTCAGTTCAGGAAAACCACATTGAACCTGTTCCTGTCAACAACAATACTGACCAG GTTTTTGCGGATTCCATTCACAACAAACAGCTGACTGCTGAAACGCAGGAGACTGAACCTGATCAAAG GAATATAAGAACTTTAGGACATAATCAGCAAGCCAAACACAGTGGTTTACTCTCACATCTGTTTGGTGTGGAAAG GACATCAGCATCAAGGGAAAGTTTACAACAACTCTCACGACAACTTAACGGCCTTCTATCAGAG TCTAACTCTTTGATGGATACAACTGATACTACAGAAGAAGACAATGCTAACATAGCAGAATTAGAG agGAGAAACAGAGAGCTAGCCTCCTTGCTAGAAAAACACTCTGAAGCAAATGAACAATTGAATATCCAAGTTCAACAGACG agGGAGCATGCAAAAGCTCTCCAGGATCAAATTGAGCGAGATCGGGGGGTGTTTGAAGATAAACAGCGCCAAGAAATAGGACCACTTAAAGAACAGTTACAG GTCCATATACAAACAATTGGGATTTTAGTGGCTGAGAAAACAGAACTTCTATCTCAGCTGAATCAGTCACAGAAGATTGCAGAGCAGAGATTTA ATGAGATCGAAGAATACAGTGGAAGATTAAAAGCTTCACGACAACGAGTGGCAGATCTAGAAAGAAACTTATCAACATCCAATAATTCTAGTCAAAAATTTGAACAG AACAGCAAAGACTTTTCAAAAGATATTGACCGGTTAAAAATAGAATTGTACAAGTCAAA TAAAGCACAAGAGGATCTTAAACAACAGTGTTCTGAGTTAGCAGAGAAATTACAGTCTAAG ACGTCGGAATCTATAGAAATGGAACGCAATGTAGAAGATCTGAAAAAGCGCCTAGAAATGGCAGAATTATACACCCAGCAATTATCAAGTCAGGGAGACAACAGTCAGGAGTCGTTAGAGGTCATGGGTCAACTGCAACGGGATAAGGAACTGCTGACCTCTCAAGTTCAGGAG TACTCTGAAGCATTCCAGAAGGCTTGTGGTGAGCGAGACCAGGTGGCAGATCAGTACAAGTCTTATATAGATCAGCTACAACAGCATAGCCAGCAACTCACAGAACAG gtaacaagtTTGACAGAAGAACGGGAAGTTATGGTGACACAACAACATCAGCTAGAGGCCAATATtctacaactacaacaacaactAG AAGATGTCAGTGCTGAACAACACCAACAGCAACAATCCAGCACCGAGGTGTTGGAGAAGGAGAAAGAGATGGACTCACTACAAAAACAGCATCAGGACCTCAGACAGCAGCACGAGGCACTGATCAGGGATAACTCACAGCTCAGTCG GTTTTTGGAAGAGAGAGAGACACAGATACTGACTCTTGAGACCGAGATGTCCGATATGGGAATGGAGGCCAGTGATAAGGCCCAGCTGTTGGAAAACATACAGAGCAACAAAACCGCCCTCAGTCGAGCTCTCACTCAGAACAAAGACCTCAAAAACCAGTTGGCTGAATTACAGAATGGATTTGTCAAGCTG AGCAATGACAATATGGAGCTGATGACAAAGGTCCAGTCAGAACAACACTCCTCACAAGAACACCTGTGTCGCCTCAGTCAGCGGGAAGATGAACTCAAGAATTTAAGAGAAGCT TTGTCAGAGAAGGACTTGAAGCTGTCCGAGCTGAAACAGACAACACATGAAGAGACCAAAGAGCAGTACCACCAGGAGCAGATCAATGACAGATTGAGACACTACGAGGCACAGGCCCAGCTGGTGGAGACTCTCCAACGGGAACTGCAAAATTCTCAG GATATGACTGATGCCCTAAAGACCCAGAACAGTGAACTACGTACAATGTTGATCAAGGCCTCAGATAATCAAAACAACCCAGGTCTGGACCCAGAGGAGGAGAAGAAACGAGATGATGTG ATTGACTCGTTGACTGCGGCGATCAAACAACTTGAGTCGGAGAGGGGCCAACTAATGCAGAATCTAAAAGATCAGCGAGAGCTTTCGGACAGTCTTACTGTCAAAGTCACTGACCTGGAGGAGGCGGTCATACAGAAAA GCACATTCCATATAGATAATGATAAGGTGAGTCTGCAGGAGTACGAGACGATGAGAAGGACCATGCAGATGATAGAGGACAAATACACCAGTGTGATGAGAGACAAGGCCGAGTTATCAGACAAGGCTGAGAGACTGGAGCATATCGTCCTACAGTTAGAGGGGGAGGCTGATACTATAG GAGAgtacatatcattatatcatcaCCAGCGTGCTTTATTACAACAACGAGAATCTCAGAAAAACGACTACATTGCCCACCTTGCCAAAGACAGAGAACAGTTACAG GAGAAACTTGGAGAGCTGCAGCAGCTGGTGATGCAGTTACTAGGAGAGAAGAACATGTTGTCTAACTATCACGAAGAGACAAACACTTCCATGCATTCCAACGAGCCGAGAATACAACCACACCTCCAGAACTCACTGCAGCCTCTAGTGAATGGGCTGGATAATAATGAAG TGGACTGGCCTGACTATACCAGTTCGGAATCTGACTCAGAGAGTGAGGTGGAGGCTATAGTTGGGGGCCAGGACAATTTAAGAAACAAGGAAGTGTCAGAAATGATGGAGCCACCAACTGAACACGAACCCACACAACATAGTCtccatcaccaccaccatcaacatcatcatcgtCACCAAGGACAACCTGCTCATGAAGAGAACCATGTCCATAATAATGTGGCACCTCAGGAGGGCCAGACTGCCCATAAAATTCTTAATCTCCTAACAGAAATTGGACACTCTACACTAGTTGACAGACCAAATGATATAGACCACAACTTCTTACCGTGTAAATACTGTAAAGGACAAGTGCAGATTATATGA